A single region of the Pseudomonadota bacterium genome encodes:
- a CDS encoding sigma-54 dependent transcriptional regulator: MTNGTRILVVDDEQSVREMMAILLKRQGYDVATASSGVKAVEMIGAGAGFDLVVTDLLMDRGTGIDVLEAAKARDPHCAVILITAYGTTESAVEAMKKGAHDYLSKPFNLDEFVLIVRQALEHRELVRENIRLRAKVRGEYRFADMIGRSPAMREVIAVCQRVADTAATVLVSGESGTGKEVVARAIHFCGARAERRFVALNCGALPEPLMESELFGHVRGAFTGATEDKIGLFEAAEGGTILLDEVGELPASLQVKLLRVLEQRTIRPVGASGERPVDVRVISATNQDLAALVEAGRFRTDLYYRLNVIQIHLPRLVERREDLPELVGAFLPGLEPIVGRRISGVSNAAMRALLEHDFPGNVRELKNILERAATLATGPQIEVDDLPLTVMHKGKGASPWQQSLPQDGIDLDAALEALERRYIEQALARAGGVQTQAAKLLGVTFRSLRYRMGKLGLAPQEEEK; encoded by the coding sequence ATGACCAACGGCACTCGAATCCTCGTGGTGGACGACGAGCAGTCGGTCCGCGAGATGATGGCGATCCTGCTGAAGCGGCAGGGGTACGACGTCGCGACGGCGAGCTCCGGCGTCAAGGCCGTGGAGATGATCGGGGCGGGAGCGGGGTTCGATCTCGTCGTTACGGATCTCCTGATGGATCGCGGCACCGGGATCGACGTGCTCGAGGCCGCGAAGGCGCGGGATCCGCACTGCGCGGTCATCCTCATCACCGCGTACGGCACGACCGAGTCGGCCGTGGAGGCGATGAAGAAGGGCGCCCACGACTACCTTTCGAAGCCGTTCAACCTCGACGAGTTCGTTCTCATCGTGCGGCAGGCGCTCGAGCATCGGGAGCTCGTGCGGGAGAACATCCGGCTGCGCGCCAAGGTCCGCGGCGAGTACCGGTTCGCGGACATGATCGGGAGATCGCCCGCCATGCGCGAGGTGATCGCGGTGTGCCAGCGCGTGGCCGACACCGCGGCGACCGTGCTCGTGTCCGGGGAGTCGGGCACGGGCAAGGAGGTCGTCGCGCGGGCGATTCACTTCTGCGGCGCGCGCGCCGAGCGGCGATTCGTGGCGCTGAACTGCGGGGCGCTGCCCGAGCCGCTCATGGAGTCCGAGCTGTTCGGCCACGTGCGCGGCGCCTTCACCGGCGCGACAGAGGACAAGATCGGCCTCTTCGAGGCGGCCGAGGGCGGCACGATCCTGCTCGACGAGGTCGGCGAGCTCCCGGCCTCGCTCCAGGTCAAGCTGCTGCGGGTGCTCGAGCAGCGGACGATCCGTCCGGTCGGCGCGAGCGGCGAGCGGCCGGTCGACGTGCGCGTCATCTCGGCTACGAACCAAGATCTCGCGGCGCTCGTCGAGGCCGGGCGATTCCGCACCGATCTGTACTACCGGCTGAACGTCATCCAGATCCACCTGCCGCGGCTCGTCGAGCGCAGAGAGGATCTCCCGGAGCTCGTGGGGGCGTTCCTGCCCGGCCTCGAGCCGATCGTCGGGCGTCGGATTTCGGGCGTGAGCAACGCGGCGATGCGCGCGCTCCTCGAGCACGACTTCCCGGGCAACGTCCGCGAGCTGAAGAACATCCTCGAACGCGCGGCCACGCTGGCGACCGGCCCGCAGATCGAGGTCGACGACCTCCCGCTCACCGTCATGCACAAGGGCAAGGGCGCGTCGCCGTGGCAGCAGTCGCTGCCCCAGGACGGCATCGATCTCGACGCCGCGCTCGAGGCGCTGGAGCGCAGGTACATCGAGCAGGCGCTCGCGCGCGCGGGAGGCGTGCAGACCCAGGCGGCCAAGCTGCTCGGCGTCACGTTCCGCTCGCTGCGGTACCGCATGGGCAAGCTCGGGCTCGCGCCACAGGAGGAAGAGAAGTGA